In a genomic window of Thalassotalea piscium:
- the lptB gene encoding LPS export ABC transporter ATP-binding protein — translation MSTLCATSLAKAYKGRKVVKNVSLQVQEGQIVGLLGPNGAGKTTSFYMIVGLVPNDSGSIILNDEDITLLPMHERARKGIGYLPQEASIFRKLTVHDNIMAILQTRKELSEIERQEKLEHLLEEFNINHIKDNLGMSLSGGERRRVEIARALAADPKFILLDEPFAGVDPISVGDIKKIILHLKQRGIGILITDHNVRETLDVCEHAYIVSHGELIAEGDSNQILANQTVRDVYLGEQFTL, via the coding sequence ATATCAACTCTTTGTGCCACAAGCTTAGCGAAAGCTTATAAAGGCCGTAAAGTAGTAAAAAATGTAAGCTTGCAGGTTCAAGAAGGGCAAATTGTCGGTTTACTTGGACCAAATGGCGCAGGTAAAACAACATCGTTTTACATGATTGTAGGGTTAGTGCCTAATGATAGTGGCAGTATAATACTCAACGATGAAGATATCACCTTACTCCCTATGCACGAACGCGCACGAAAAGGTATTGGTTATTTACCTCAAGAGGCCTCAATCTTTCGAAAACTCACTGTACACGACAATATAATGGCCATTTTACAAACACGAAAAGAACTTTCTGAGATTGAACGTCAAGAAAAGCTTGAACATTTATTAGAAGAGTTCAATATTAACCACATAAAAGACAATTTAGGTATGAGTCTTTCAGGTGGCGAGCGGCGTCGTGTAGAAATTGCCCGTGCCTTGGCTGCTGATCCTAAGTTTATTTTACTTGATGAGCCTTTTGCAGGCGTTGACCCTATTTCAGTAGGAGACATTAAAAAAATTATTCTACACTTAAAACAACGAGGCATTGGTATATTAATTACAGACCATAATGTACGTGAAACTTTAGATGTATGTGAACACGCTTATATTGTAAGTCATGGCGAATTGATCGCAGAAGGGGATTCAAATCAAATACTGGCCAACCAAACAGTAAGAGATGTATACCTTGGTGAGCAATTCACGCTATAG
- the rapZ gene encoding RNase adapter RapZ yields MKLTIVSGRSGSGKSVALRVLEDLGYYCVDNIPVNLLPALTHTVINDYETVAVSLDVRNLPNDPADVSEILDYLPTTVELNILYLDADDSDLIKRFSETRRLHPLIRQNIALDQALILEKKLLEPISSRAHLYINTSQLTPHQLADLVRERILGKKTGTMVVVFESFGFKHGVPQDADYVFDARFLPNPFWEKELKTYTGLDQPVKDFLSSQPIVTKFVWQINSFFMTWLPHLERNNRSYVTIAIGCTGGKHRSVFIAELLANNLRKERADVQSRHRDIDKSTT; encoded by the coding sequence ATGAAATTAACCATTGTGAGTGGTCGCTCAGGTTCAGGTAAAAGTGTCGCACTACGCGTACTTGAAGATTTAGGCTATTACTGTGTTGACAATATCCCCGTAAATTTACTACCGGCGTTAACACATACCGTAATAAATGATTATGAAACAGTCGCAGTCAGCTTAGATGTTCGAAACTTACCTAACGACCCAGCTGACGTTTCTGAAATACTTGATTACCTGCCCACAACTGTTGAACTAAATATTCTTTATTTAGATGCTGATGACTCTGATTTAATTAAACGCTTTAGCGAAACTCGCCGATTACACCCATTAATTAGACAAAACATTGCCTTAGATCAGGCACTAATTTTAGAGAAAAAGTTACTAGAGCCTATATCTAGTCGCGCTCATTTATACATAAATACCAGCCAGTTAACCCCTCACCAACTCGCAGATTTGGTAAGAGAGCGAATTTTAGGTAAAAAAACTGGCACTATGGTTGTTGTGTTTGAGTCATTCGGATTTAAGCACGGCGTACCTCAAGATGCAGACTATGTATTTGACGCTCGCTTTTTACCAAACCCTTTTTGGGAAAAGGAGCTTAAAACTTATACCGGGTTAGATCAGCCAGTCAAAGATTTCCTTTCATCTCAACCAATAGTGACTAAATTCGTCTGGCAAATAAACAGCTTTTTTATGACATGGCTACCCCACCTAGAGCGAAATAATCGTAGTTATGTCACCATTGCAATAGGCTGTACCGGTGGTAAGCACCGCTCCGTATTTATTGCTGAATTATTAGCAAACAATTTACGTAAAGAAAGAGCCGATGTTCAATCACGCCATCGCGATATCGATAAATCAACAACGTAA
- the ptsN gene encoding PTS IIA-like nitrogen regulatory protein PtsN — MKLLELLSLNCTLCAVQATSKKRILEVICDAASNELNDSSTYELLTSLMAREKMGSTGIGNGIAIPHGRLTNSNKTVAIVATSEQPIEFDAIDNRPVDIFIALFVPEQQCEEHLVTLQNIAELFTDKQLCKQIRKSTTAQEMFDLIKQAS; from the coding sequence ATGAAGTTACTTGAACTACTTAGCTTGAACTGCACTTTATGTGCAGTTCAAGCCACAAGTAAAAAGCGAATACTAGAAGTTATCTGTGATGCAGCTTCTAACGAACTTAACGACTCATCAACTTATGAATTATTAACAAGTTTGATGGCACGAGAAAAAATGGGTTCAACAGGGATAGGTAATGGTATAGCCATTCCTCACGGCCGATTAACTAATTCAAACAAAACTGTCGCAATAGTTGCCACTAGTGAACAACCGATAGAGTTCGACGCGATAGATAATAGACCTGTTGATATTTTTATTGCATTATTTGTTCCTGAGCAACAATGCGAAGAACATTTAGTGACATTACAAAATATCGCAGAGCTGTTTACCGACAAACAGCTTTGCAAACAAATTCGAAAGAGTACTACTGCGCAAGAAATGTTTGATTTAATTAAACAAGCCAGTTAA
- the pmbA gene encoding metalloprotease PmbA: protein MAESNSIIKQMEKVESRVAEVLALAKSLGADGAEVSMSKQQGLSVSTRLGEVETVEFTNDGALGITVYQQGRKGSASTADLSDKALKQTVEAAVNIAKFTSVDECSGLADKELLAMNPESLDLYHPKALSTDDAIAIAKECEMASLDVDPRITNSDGATLASYEGFKVYGNSHGQLVGYPSSRHSLSCVAIASENDDMQRDYAYTIDRHFDLMDSAKNVGSKAAQEALSRLNARKLPTGKVPVMFRADIANTFWGHFIAAISGGNLYRKSSFLLDALGKPIFPDFLTINERPHIKSALASSSFDSEGVATIDRNIIEQGNLATYLLTSYSARKLGLTTTGHAGGIHNWLVSANGGDFNAMLKQLGTGLLVTELMGQGVNVVNGDYSRGAAGFWVENGVIQYPVSEITIAGNLKDMFTELVAVGSDTDMHGSIRTGSILLAEMQVAGN from the coding sequence ATGGCAGAGTCAAATAGCATCATCAAACAAATGGAAAAAGTTGAATCACGTGTAGCTGAGGTATTAGCTTTAGCTAAGTCGTTAGGTGCTGATGGTGCAGAAGTATCAATGAGCAAACAGCAAGGTTTAAGTGTTAGTACTCGCCTTGGCGAAGTTGAAACTGTTGAGTTTACTAATGATGGTGCATTAGGAATAACGGTATATCAACAAGGAAGAAAAGGAAGTGCATCAACTGCTGATTTATCTGATAAAGCACTCAAGCAAACTGTTGAGGCTGCAGTTAATATTGCCAAATTTACTTCTGTTGATGAATGTTCAGGCTTGGCGGATAAAGAATTATTAGCGATGAACCCAGAATCTCTTGATTTATATCACCCAAAGGCGCTATCAACTGATGATGCAATAGCGATTGCTAAAGAGTGTGAAATGGCTTCTTTAGACGTAGATCCGCGGATAACTAACTCTGATGGGGCAACATTAGCAAGCTATGAAGGGTTTAAAGTCTATGGCAATAGCCATGGGCAGTTAGTAGGCTATCCTAGCTCTAGGCATAGTTTAAGTTGCGTGGCTATTGCTAGTGAAAATGATGATATGCAACGTGATTATGCTTACACCATTGATCGCCACTTTGACTTAATGGATTCAGCCAAAAATGTAGGTTCTAAAGCTGCTCAAGAAGCATTATCACGACTAAACGCACGTAAATTACCTACGGGTAAAGTGCCTGTTATGTTTAGAGCTGATATCGCAAATACGTTTTGGGGACATTTTATTGCCGCAATTAGCGGAGGTAATTTATATCGTAAATCGTCTTTTTTACTCGATGCTTTAGGTAAACCTATCTTTCCTGATTTTTTAACAATTAATGAACGCCCTCATATAAAGTCTGCATTAGCGAGTAGCTCATTTGACAGTGAGGGTGTTGCCACTATCGACCGCAACATTATTGAGCAAGGTAACTTAGCAACATACTTATTAACAAGTTATTCTGCTCGTAAGTTAGGGCTTACTACAACTGGCCATGCCGGTGGTATTCATAACTGGTTGGTGTCAGCAAACGGTGGTGACTTTAATGCAATGTTAAAACAATTAGGCACAGGCCTTTTAGTAACTGAATTAATGGGGCAGGGAGTTAATGTGGTCAATGGTGACTATTCTCGTGGTGCTGCAGGTTTTTGGGTTGAAAATGGTGTAATTCAATACCCAGTATCAGAAATTACTATTGCAGGTAATTTAAAAGACATGTTTACTGAGTTAGTCGCCGTTGGCAGTGATACTGATATGCATGGCAGTATTCGTACGGGCTCTATTTTGTTAGCTGAAATGCAAGTTGCAGGGAATTAG
- the lptC gene encoding LPS export ABC transporter periplasmic protein LptC encodes MTRLTGFAICFFILALAAYGVVDWLQSKTKTEQVITNEMTPDFIAETLNSDIYNAQGELTYIIDAQRMEHYANLSVTHFEFPQYTLFTKNSETPWKLKANEGTLYSNNRVRLQNRVTLTATDQSSLIQEIHGRYLELDLNTNIISSEQTIMIEGKDFTIYGSGLIVDLNTKQMTLTEHVQTIFKSIKN; translated from the coding sequence ATGACACGGTTAACCGGCTTCGCCATCTGTTTTTTTATTCTAGCATTAGCTGCGTATGGCGTTGTTGACTGGCTTCAGTCAAAAACAAAAACAGAACAAGTGATCACTAATGAAATGACACCAGACTTTATTGCTGAGACCTTAAATAGTGACATATATAATGCTCAAGGTGAGCTAACATATATTATCGATGCGCAGCGTATGGAGCATTACGCAAACTTATCTGTAACCCACTTTGAATTTCCACAGTACACCCTTTTTACAAAAAATAGTGAAACACCTTGGAAACTAAAAGCTAATGAAGGGACTCTATATAGTAATAATCGCGTACGGCTACAAAATCGCGTAACATTAACGGCAACAGATCAATCAAGCTTAATACAAGAAATTCATGGTCGGTATTTAGAGTTAGATCTTAATACTAATATTATTAGTTCTGAGCAAACTATTATGATTGAAGGGAAAGACTTCACCATATATGGTTCAGGACTAATTGTAGACTTAAATACAAAACAAATGACGTTGACTGAACATGTACAAACCATTTTTAAAAGTATTAAAAACTAG
- the mgtE gene encoding magnesium transporter, translating to MPEALEQEYSHTKLQQVNKALESGMFVYVRKLLQNMPAYDLALILESSPSKSRTVLWQLIDPDHHGDVLEELNEEVRKGILKNIHPEKLAAVAEGMDTDDLVEVLRTLPDTVYNEVIKSMDSQDRGRVEAALSYAENSAGGIMNTDTITIRPDVTVDVVLRYLRLKGDLPEATDSFYVVDRQDHFIGSVSLSSIVTAQPDVIISTLIVEEIQAVHVDTPESEVAQLFERYDWFSAPVIDTNKHLLGRITIDDVIDVIREEAEHSMMSMAGLDDEADTFAPVFKSTKQRSIWLGVNLITALFAVAVSSMFEDILAQLAILAILNTLVPSMGGVAGNQTLTLVIRGIALGHIGESNSRALLYKELAVGFLNGIIWAVLIAAVVAIWKQDFMLGAVIAFAMLMNMTAAGVAGVAIPLLLKRMKIDPALAGSVILTTVTDVVGIFAFLGTATLLLG from the coding sequence ATGCCGGAAGCTTTAGAGCAAGAATACAGTCATACTAAACTGCAGCAAGTTAACAAAGCACTTGAAAGCGGGATGTTTGTCTATGTCCGCAAATTACTGCAAAATATGCCTGCCTATGATCTTGCGCTAATTTTAGAATCTTCTCCAAGTAAAAGCCGTACAGTACTTTGGCAATTAATCGATCCTGATCACCATGGTGATGTCCTAGAAGAACTTAACGAAGAAGTTCGAAAAGGTATTCTTAAAAATATCCATCCTGAAAAATTAGCTGCTGTCGCAGAAGGAATGGATACAGATGATTTAGTTGAAGTACTAAGAACCCTACCTGATACTGTATACAATGAAGTAATTAAGTCCATGGACTCACAAGATCGTGGACGGGTTGAAGCCGCACTTTCTTATGCAGAAAATAGTGCTGGCGGTATTATGAATACCGACACTATAACCATCAGACCAGATGTAACAGTCGATGTGGTTTTACGTTATTTACGACTTAAAGGTGACTTACCAGAAGCAACAGATTCTTTTTATGTAGTTGACCGACAAGATCACTTTATTGGTTCTGTTTCACTTTCATCAATAGTTACGGCTCAGCCTGATGTTATTATTTCAACATTAATCGTAGAAGAAATACAAGCGGTACATGTTGACACCCCTGAAAGTGAAGTAGCGCAACTATTTGAACGTTACGATTGGTTTTCAGCCCCCGTTATTGATACAAATAAACACTTGCTTGGCCGTATTACCATCGATGACGTTATCGATGTCATTCGAGAAGAAGCCGAACATTCAATGATGAGTATGGCGGGTCTTGATGATGAAGCCGATACTTTTGCACCTGTCTTTAAAAGTACTAAACAGCGCTCAATTTGGTTAGGAGTTAATCTAATTACCGCATTATTTGCTGTTGCTGTTTCATCAATGTTCGAAGATATACTTGCCCAATTAGCCATTCTTGCTATTTTAAATACGTTAGTCCCCAGTATGGGGGGTGTTGCTGGCAATCAAACCTTAACACTTGTTATCAGAGGTATAGCGCTAGGACACATAGGTGAAAGCAACTCTCGTGCTTTACTTTATAAAGAGCTTGCCGTCGGCTTTTTAAACGGCATTATTTGGGCAGTATTGATTGCAGCTGTTGTTGCTATTTGGAAGCAAGATTTTATGTTAGGTGCGGTTATCGCTTTTGCAATGCTAATGAATATGACTGCTGCAGGGGTTGCAGGGGTTGCTATACCTTTACTACTTAAACGGATGAAAATTGATCCTGCCTTAGCAGGAAGTGTTATTTTAACAACCGTTACCGACGTAGTTGGTATTTTTGCCTTTTTAGGTACAGCAACACTGCTTTTAGGTTAA
- the kdsC gene encoding 3-deoxy-manno-octulosonate-8-phosphatase KdsC — protein sequence MKTLYGEVNQAIIEKAINIKLFVCDIDGVFSDGRIYLGNDGEELKAFHTKDGYGIKALGANGVDVAVITGRQSNIVQTRMTALNVKHIVQGEENKLPALKKMLSALSLKPNQVAYIGDDMPDYECMAYVGLSIAVNDAHPTILNLADYTTTIRGGFGAVRECCDLIMLSQNTLHFATGASV from the coding sequence ATGAAAACACTCTATGGTGAAGTGAATCAAGCAATTATAGAAAAAGCAATAAATATCAAATTATTTGTGTGTGATATTGACGGTGTGTTTTCTGATGGACGCATTTATTTAGGTAATGATGGCGAAGAGCTTAAAGCATTTCATACAAAAGATGGTTATGGCATTAAAGCATTAGGTGCAAATGGCGTTGACGTGGCCGTTATCACTGGCCGACAATCAAACATTGTTCAGACCCGTATGACAGCACTTAATGTAAAACATATAGTGCAAGGTGAAGAAAATAAGTTGCCCGCGTTAAAAAAGATGTTAAGTGCCCTATCATTAAAACCTAATCAAGTGGCTTATATTGGCGACGATATGCCTGACTATGAATGTATGGCCTATGTTGGCTTAAGCATTGCTGTTAATGATGCACACCCCACTATTTTGAACCTTGCCGACTATACCACCACAATAAGAGGCGGCTTTGGTGCGGTAAGGGAATGTTGCGATTTAATAATGTTGAGCCAAAACACTTTACACTTTGCTACAGGCGCTAGTGTATGA
- a CDS encoding RNA polymerase factor sigma-54 gives MRPSLQLRIGQQLTMTPQLQQAIRLLQLSTLDLQQEIQEALDSNPLLEVDESSNSDQESSTDNFDDAFSASTTETSTTDNNDGSEDSTPTIDEISTTEAMDKNEIPEELNIDTTWDESFSAGVSNTGVGVASEDYTYQGETVDSIQDHLRWQMDLTPFSDTDRAIATAIIDAIDDAGYLTVSAEEILESVGADDLELDEVEAVIKRINMFDPIGVGARSISDCLIIQLNQFDKSTPWLEESKLVLREHIDLLGSRDYRQLMRKTRLKEDQLREVIRLIQTLDPRPGDSVIKGEDQYVIPDVSVEKKNGRWVVELNPDTAPKLSVNQQYASMARSMKSSTDSQFIRSNLQEAKWFIKSLESRNDTLLKVSNCIVQRQQGFFEHGPEAMRPMVLNDVAEAVDMHESTISRVTTQKYMHTPRGIFELKFFFSSHVSTENGGECSSTAIRALIKKLVAAEIPAKPLSDSKMAELLAEQGINVARRTIAKYRESLSIPPSNQRKSLL, from the coding sequence ATGCGCCCTAGTCTGCAGCTCCGAATTGGACAACAACTTACAATGACTCCACAGTTGCAACAAGCAATAAGATTGTTGCAACTGTCGACCTTGGATCTTCAACAAGAAATACAAGAAGCGTTAGACAGTAATCCATTATTAGAAGTTGATGAATCTTCAAATTCAGATCAGGAAAGTAGTACAGATAATTTCGATGATGCTTTTTCTGCCTCTACAACTGAAACAAGTACGACTGATAATAATGATGGCAGTGAAGACTCTACACCAACGATAGACGAAATATCCACTACTGAGGCAATGGACAAAAACGAGATCCCTGAAGAATTAAATATAGACACAACATGGGATGAAAGTTTTAGTGCCGGTGTATCAAATACAGGCGTAGGTGTTGCGAGCGAAGATTACACATATCAGGGCGAAACTGTCGATTCAATTCAAGACCACCTGCGTTGGCAAATGGACTTAACTCCCTTCTCTGATACAGACCGCGCGATTGCCACAGCGATCATAGATGCTATTGATGACGCTGGCTATTTAACTGTTTCAGCTGAAGAAATATTAGAAAGTGTAGGCGCTGACGATCTAGAGCTAGATGAAGTAGAAGCCGTTATTAAACGGATTAATATGTTCGACCCTATAGGTGTAGGTGCACGTAGCATTTCTGATTGTTTAATTATTCAGCTTAATCAATTTGACAAATCAACACCCTGGCTAGAAGAAAGCAAATTAGTATTACGCGAGCATATCGATTTACTTGGTAGTCGTGATTATCGACAATTAATGCGTAAAACTCGCTTAAAAGAAGATCAGCTCCGTGAGGTTATCCGCTTAATTCAAACATTAGATCCTCGCCCCGGTGACAGTGTCATTAAAGGTGAAGACCAATACGTTATTCCTGATGTTTCCGTTGAGAAAAAAAATGGTCGTTGGGTTGTTGAGCTCAATCCTGATACTGCGCCTAAATTGTCAGTAAACCAGCAATATGCCTCAATGGCACGCTCTATGAAGTCCTCAACTGATAGCCAATTTATTAGATCAAACTTGCAAGAAGCCAAATGGTTTATTAAAAGTTTAGAGAGCCGCAACGACACGTTATTAAAAGTGTCTAACTGTATCGTGCAGCGCCAGCAAGGCTTTTTTGAACATGGACCTGAAGCGATGCGCCCCATGGTGCTAAACGATGTTGCAGAAGCTGTAGATATGCATGAATCTACAATTTCTCGCGTAACAACACAAAAATATATGCACACTCCTCGAGGCATATTTGAACTTAAGTTTTTCTTCTCTAGCCATGTAAGTACCGAAAACGGTGGCGAGTGCTCATCAACTGCAATTAGAGCATTGATTAAAAAACTTGTGGCTGCAGAAATACCAGCTAAACCGCTAAGTGACAGCAAAATGGCTGAACTACTCGCAGAGCAGGGTATTAATGTTGCACGAAGAACAATTGCAAAATACCGAGAGTCTTTATCTATTCCCCCTTCTAATCAACGTAAAAGTTTACTTTAA
- the lptA gene encoding lipopolysaccharide transport periplasmic protein LptA, with amino-acid sequence MSSALVSTSYADKLDLKKEINIDASRQAADLKNKIFSYIDNVVITQGTLRIKADLVQVITDTETDEKTYIAKGNPATFSQKLDDGTPIYLQANEIKYQPSQNIVVISGNAELRQEGSKVSGSIITYNFVTEQVSADSDADSDENNRVKTVLQPKALDKN; translated from the coding sequence ATGAGCTCAGCATTAGTTTCGACAAGTTATGCTGACAAATTAGACTTAAAAAAAGAAATTAATATCGATGCTTCTCGACAGGCTGCTGATTTAAAAAATAAAATATTTAGCTATATCGATAATGTTGTGATCACTCAAGGCACGTTACGGATCAAAGCTGATTTAGTACAGGTGATCACTGACACCGAAACCGACGAAAAAACATATATAGCCAAAGGCAATCCTGCAACCTTTTCTCAAAAGCTTGATGACGGTACGCCCATATACTTACAAGCTAATGAAATTAAATATCAGCCTAGCCAAAATATCGTAGTAATTTCTGGTAACGCAGAATTGCGCCAAGAAGGAAGCAAAGTCAGTGGCAGTATAATTACTTACAATTTTGTCACGGAACAAGTCAGTGCCGATAGCGATGCGGATAGTGATGAAAATAATCGAGTAAAAACTGTATTACAACCCAAAGCGTTGGATAAAAATTAA
- a CDS encoding calcium/sodium antiporter has translation MLVQILILLLSLVVLVWSADKFVFGASALARNCGISPMIIGLTIVAMGSSAPEMMISTTASLQGNVNTAIGNAIGSNITNIALVLGITALLQPLSVSSSTVKREIPLILAITALAYFMLADNYFSFIEGLILMIGFVVYIMALLIITLRNSKQKKLDDALLTSAEQDVPVTTTPNAIFWLIIGMVLLPLSAKYLVDSSVFIATAFGVSDLVIGLTVIAIGTSLPELAASIVSIIKKEDDLAIGNIIGSNIFNILAVLSLAGLIAPGDIDHDVSLRDAPYMLGVTLLLFFLCFSRRFGNFRITRVKGFVLIMTFIAYQVLLFSQLKG, from the coding sequence ATGCTTGTACAAATATTAATCTTATTATTGTCCCTTGTCGTTTTAGTTTGGAGCGCAGACAAGTTTGTTTTTGGCGCGTCTGCGCTTGCAAGAAATTGTGGCATATCGCCTATGATTATTGGTTTAACAATTGTAGCAATGGGCTCTTCTGCTCCTGAAATGATGATTTCTACAACGGCCTCGCTACAAGGCAATGTAAATACAGCAATTGGTAATGCAATAGGCTCAAACATTACAAATATTGCACTAGTATTAGGTATAACTGCATTACTACAACCATTGTCTGTTTCATCTTCAACAGTAAAGCGAGAAATTCCATTAATATTAGCTATCACAGCATTAGCTTACTTTATGCTAGCTGATAATTACTTTAGTTTTATCGAAGGCTTAATTTTAATGATTGGTTTTGTCGTTTATATTATGGCCTTATTAATAATAACCCTACGTAACTCCAAACAAAAAAAGCTTGATGACGCTTTATTAACTAGCGCTGAGCAAGATGTACCGGTAACTACCACACCTAATGCCATATTTTGGCTGATTATTGGCATGGTATTATTACCGCTTAGTGCTAAATATTTAGTTGATTCATCAGTGTTTATTGCCACTGCCTTTGGGGTAAGTGATTTAGTGATTGGATTAACTGTTATTGCTATTGGTACCAGTTTGCCTGAATTAGCAGCAAGCATTGTAAGTATTATTAAAAAAGAAGATGACTTAGCTATTGGTAATATTATTGGCTCTAACATTTTTAATATATTAGCGGTACTCTCATTAGCTGGCTTAATTGCCCCTGGTGACATAGATCATGATGTTTCCTTAAGAGATGCACCTTATATGCTTGGCGTTACCCTGTTATTATTCTTTCTTTGTTTTAGTAGACGTTTCGGTAACTTTAGAATTACACGCGTAAAAGGTTTTGTATTAATAATGACCTTTATTGCTTATCAAGTACTATTATTTAGTCAGTTAAAAGGGTAG
- the hpf gene encoding ribosome hibernation promoting factor — protein sequence MQINLTGHHVEITEALRESVNTKFAKLERHFDQIHNVYVVLTVEKNSQIAEATVNLSGTEVHAKADNADMYTSIDRLVDKLDRQILKYKGKITQH from the coding sequence ATGCAAATTAATCTTACAGGTCATCATGTTGAAATTACCGAGGCATTACGTGAAAGCGTAAATACAAAATTCGCAAAATTAGAAAGACATTTTGATCAAATTCATAATGTTTACGTGGTGTTAACAGTAGAAAAGAATAGTCAAATAGCGGAGGCAACCGTTAACCTTAGCGGAACAGAAGTACATGCTAAAGCCGATAACGCGGATATGTATACTTCAATAGATCGACTCGTCGATAAACTAGATCGCCAAATATTAAAATATAAAGGCAAAATAACTCAACATTAA
- a CDS encoding KpsF/GutQ family sugar-phosphate isomerase yields MKNFKQQALNVIQIEQEAINELTKFIDDSFTKACQLMFDCTGRVIVIGMGKSGHVGGKIAATLASTGTPAFFVHPGEASHGDLGMITKDDVVMTISNSGETGEVLAIIPVLKRIGAKLIAMTGNSDSTLAKLSDTHVCIKVSREACPLGLAPTSSTTAALVMGDAIAVSLLHARGFTADDFALSHPGGSLGKRLLLRLSDIMHTGDRLPVVHQDAKITDALMEMSLKGLGMTAVVNDKNELIGLFTDGDLRRILDEKVDIHHDQIHSVMTKKPKVASEEMLAAQALKIMEDKKINGLIIVNASNQPIGAMNMHDLLKSGVL; encoded by the coding sequence ATGAAAAACTTTAAACAACAAGCTCTCAATGTTATTCAAATAGAGCAAGAAGCAATAAATGAATTAACAAAGTTTATTGATGACAGTTTTACTAAAGCCTGCCAGTTAATGTTTGACTGTACAGGTCGCGTCATCGTTATTGGTATGGGAAAATCTGGCCATGTAGGTGGTAAAATCGCGGCTACTTTAGCAAGTACGGGCACTCCTGCGTTTTTTGTTCACCCGGGCGAAGCAAGCCATGGTGATTTAGGTATGATCACCAAAGATGATGTAGTTATGACTATTTCTAACTCTGGCGAAACCGGTGAAGTTTTAGCCATAATCCCAGTATTAAAACGTATAGGTGCTAAACTTATAGCCATGACTGGTAATAGTGACTCTACCCTAGCTAAGCTTTCCGATACCCATGTTTGTATAAAAGTCTCTCGTGAAGCCTGTCCTTTGGGTTTAGCTCCCACTTCCAGCACAACCGCAGCTTTAGTAATGGGTGATGCTATCGCAGTAAGTCTGTTGCACGCACGTGGTTTTACGGCTGATGACTTTGCACTCTCTCATCCAGGCGGTAGTTTAGGCAAGCGCCTTTTACTGCGTTTATCAGATATAATGCACACTGGCGATCGATTACCTGTTGTGCATCAAGATGCTAAAATTACCGACGCATTAATGGAGATGTCTTTAAAAGGGCTTGGTATGACTGCTGTTGTTAATGATAAAAATGAATTAATCGGCTTATTTACTGATGGTGATTTGCGCCGGATACTTGATGAAAAGGTAGATATTCACCACGACCAAATTCATTCCGTTATGACGAAAAAACCCAAAGTAGCTAGCGAAGAAATGTTAGCTGCTCAAGCGTTAAAAATAATGGAAGATAAGAAAATTAATGGACTAATTATTGTCAATGCAAGTAACCAACCTATTGGTGCAATGAATATGCACGATTTACTAAAATCAGGAGTACTTTAA
- a CDS encoding HPr family phosphocarrier protein, whose amino-acid sequence MAKYNKKLMISNKLGLHARAATKLAQLSHKFDAEVTVTLAGKDADASSIMGLMLLAGAQGKEVTITTEGEDAEKALADVCKLFNDKFDEDE is encoded by the coding sequence ATGGCCAAATATAACAAAAAGTTAATGATATCTAATAAGCTTGGCTTACATGCGAGAGCTGCCACTAAGTTAGCGCAATTAAGCCACAAGTTTGATGCTGAAGTAACCGTTACCTTAGCAGGAAAAGATGCTGACGCGAGCAGTATTATGGGATTAATGCTGCTTGCTGGCGCACAGGGTAAAGAAGTGACTATTACTACTGAAGGTGAAGATGCAGAAAAAGCATTAGCCGATGTATGCAAACTTTTTAATGATAAATTTGATGAGGATGAATAG